The Canis aureus isolate CA01 chromosome 9, VMU_Caureus_v.1.0, whole genome shotgun sequence genome has a segment encoding these proteins:
- the LOC144321357 gene encoding uncharacterized protein LOC144321357 — MDWRGPRRAYLLFRMLTSTHSTSSNPGVRAASVAGAAATAQVILRGELNTQLSHEPAALAHEEFEPGLLGGGDAEADAELRPEGRVEEALAPVRAGSRATRRLPPARTEPSGPAAGRPPPAAPAVPGAAPAAVAAAAAAAAAAATAPPGRPRLGFELPAVGAAALTRTTTSMTRKKGAEPPWVLAEPSVAEVAERGEGLCGGGFSGVSVWCLALSSRGAKSHRLRDLKTLACSVSGPGSGRTCRKEAAHLPAPGGGGRAVVGAEFDVTGGGRSPARRSATSGRGERPLAALQIKRNYTQGAISKELYPRSSSIPGPQA, encoded by the exons ATGGACTGGAGGGGTCCGCGACGAGCCTACCTGTTGTTCCGGATGCTGACCAGCACGCACAGCACCAGCTCCAA TCCCGGGGTCCGCGCCGCCTCCGTCGCCGGGGCCGCCGCCACCGCTCAGGTAATTCTCCGCGGCGAACTCAACACGCAGCTCTCGCACGAACCAGCCGCACTTGCGCATGAGGAATTCGAGCCGGGGCTGCTCGGCGGGGGAGACGCGGAGGCAGATGCGGAGCTGCGGCCAGAGGGCAGGGTAGAAGAGGCACTCGCGCCAGTGCGAGCAGGAAGCCGAG CGACGCGGCGCCTGCCGCCTGCCCGCACAGAGCCAtccggccccgccgccggccgcccgcccccggccgcccccgcagTCCCCGGAGCAGCCCCCGCAGCCGTCGCAGCTGCTgccgccgcagccgcagccgccgccACCGCGCCACCCGGGCGGCCCCGGCTCGGGTTCGAGCTCCCGGCGGTCGGGGCTGCGGCACTGACAAGAACAACAACATCAATGACAAGGAAGAAGGGGGCGGAACCGCCGTGGGTCTTGGCGGAACCAAGTGTGGCAGAAGTTGCCGAGAGGGGGGAAGGCCTCTGCGGGGGCGGCTTCTCGGGAGTCAGCGTCTGGTGCCTTGCACTGTCCTCACGCGGGGCCAAGTCCCACAGACTCCGTGACCTCAAAACCCTCGCCTGTAGTGTTTCGGGCCCAGGAAGCGGCAGAACTTGTCGCAAGGAAGCGGCGCACCTCCCCGCACCTGGAGGCGGAGGCAGGGCGGTGGTAGGAGCTGAGTTTGACGTCACCGGCGGTGGGCGGAGCCCTGCCAGGAGGAGCGCGACTTCCGGAAGAGGGGAGCGCCCGCTCGCCG